A window from Branchiostoma lanceolatum isolate klBraLanc5 chromosome 9, klBraLanc5.hap2, whole genome shotgun sequence encodes these proteins:
- the LOC136442580 gene encoding multivesicular body subunit 12B-like isoform X1, whose product MNNTGDRRDSLPQEAPITEVCVVTSKERCPQGFTILSDTEDGKDGDLWTDKFFGKKVTRYICFNRAYANVGGNVLADVAILGERDIVPTGYSQISATADTGEIALKKRILCIKMLPRNMTDSAICDMKLLAKTKRPPPGFTFVGEVNSISVSYKMGPVQRTPGPARPAPGPPNMTRQQSQPLTQQPVPASPSYAPDVQRQYHTLPADIHRQRADIIPLTRQMSTVKIATAVDGIPFELNKNLGADSIKDFSLPEMQYQTEQEIENKYKYDFTAERTAAARIPPNI is encoded by the exons ATGAACAACACGGGAGACAGAAGGGACAGTCTTCCTCAGGAGGCGCCCATCACTGAGGTCTGCGTGGTGACCAGCAAGGAGAGATGTCCGCAAGGTTTTACAATA CTCAGTGACACAGAAGATGGGAAAGATGGCGACCTCTGGACAGACAAGTTTTTCGGCAAAAAGGTCACAAGATACATCTGCTTCAACAGAGCATATGCTAAT GTGGGTGGCAATGTCCTTGCAGATGTGGCCATACTGGGGGAGAGGGACATCGTCCCTACAGGCTACTCCCAGATCAGTGCAACAGCAGACACAG GAGAAATTGCTCTGAAGAAAAGAATTCTGTGTATAAAGATGCTTCCAAGGAACATGACGGACTCTGCTATTTGTGACATGAAGTTGTTGGCAAAGACCAAGAGGCCGCCGCCTGGGTTCACATTTGTAGG GGAAGTGAACAGCATCTCAGTGTCGTATAAGATGGGTCCTGTACAGAGAACACCAGGTCCAGCCCGGCCTGCCCCTGGTCCACCCAACATGACCAGACAACAGTCACAACCCCTCACACAGCAGCCAGTTCCTGCAAGTCCGTCATACGCTCCAGATGTACAAAG ACAATACCATACCCTTCCCGCTGACATCCACAGACAGAGGGCCGACATCATCCCTCTCACCAGACAGATGTCCACAGTCAAAATAGCAACAG CTGTAGATGGCATCCCATTTGAACTTAACAAAAACCTAGGAGCAGACAGTATCAAAGAT TTCTCCTTACCAGAAATGCAATATCAAACAGAGCAAGAGATTGAAAATAAG TACAAGTATGACTTCACAGCAGAAAGGACGGCAGCAGCCAGAATTCCTCCAAACATATAA
- the LOC136442580 gene encoding multivesicular body subunit 12B-like isoform X2, whose product MNNTGDRRDSLPQEAPITEVCVVTSKERCPQGFTILSDTEDGKDGDLWTDKFFGKKVTRYICFNRAYANVGGNVLADVAILGERDIVPTGYSQISATADTGEIALKKRILCIKMLPRNMTDSAICDMKLLAKTKRPPPGFTFVGEVNSISVSYKMGPVQRTPGPARPAPGPPNMTRQQSQPLTQQPVPASPSYAPDVQRQRADIIPLTRQMSTVKIATAVDGIPFELNKNLGADSIKDFSLPEMQYQTEQEIENKYKYDFTAERTAAARIPPNI is encoded by the exons ATGAACAACACGGGAGACAGAAGGGACAGTCTTCCTCAGGAGGCGCCCATCACTGAGGTCTGCGTGGTGACCAGCAAGGAGAGATGTCCGCAAGGTTTTACAATA CTCAGTGACACAGAAGATGGGAAAGATGGCGACCTCTGGACAGACAAGTTTTTCGGCAAAAAGGTCACAAGATACATCTGCTTCAACAGAGCATATGCTAAT GTGGGTGGCAATGTCCTTGCAGATGTGGCCATACTGGGGGAGAGGGACATCGTCCCTACAGGCTACTCCCAGATCAGTGCAACAGCAGACACAG GAGAAATTGCTCTGAAGAAAAGAATTCTGTGTATAAAGATGCTTCCAAGGAACATGACGGACTCTGCTATTTGTGACATGAAGTTGTTGGCAAAGACCAAGAGGCCGCCGCCTGGGTTCACATTTGTAGG GGAAGTGAACAGCATCTCAGTGTCGTATAAGATGGGTCCTGTACAGAGAACACCAGGTCCAGCCCGGCCTGCCCCTGGTCCACCCAACATGACCAGACAACAGTCACAACCCCTCACACAGCAGCCAGTTCCTGCAAGTCCGTCATACGCTCCAGATGTACAAAG ACAGAGGGCCGACATCATCCCTCTCACCAGACAGATGTCCACAGTCAAAATAGCAACAG CTGTAGATGGCATCCCATTTGAACTTAACAAAAACCTAGGAGCAGACAGTATCAAAGAT TTCTCCTTACCAGAAATGCAATATCAAACAGAGCAAGAGATTGAAAATAAG TACAAGTATGACTTCACAGCAGAAAGGACGGCAGCAGCCAGAATTCCTCCAAACATATAA
- the LOC136442574 gene encoding sterile alpha motif domain-containing protein 9-like, which yields MGVDLATYRARIGSFRNPGPDSLNCWAEASCLLIWVVISQLMLKLAGDVEENPGPKHKTKSKVKKEDEPSTPSVAQCQTKPSKLLDSQPDVQDHKQKQSGPIESEDALGVEENGWRASKEVDPQRQADVSSDWASWSVEDVATWLKRIGIKDQHVEALQEVEVDGELLKSYTVHTLREDLAEVGHKIPPGPIRKIINARDRLSMIGKCHIRTGNTESDTHSPGATIALTVSSGGQFEKEVSVCLLPDGDTVKIPLCLEKGANVLSPASNDCKHTKAPLVVRPKERTRSQVPMDLELQSKQTEEDIKMRNDHVAVALDKDHTVVTGTTLPVPKTKHQVPDTAEMMTAMNKKHEETFRKFDKDVGCNYCAGQFFPRGESGADASHVCHEYKLFTEAAKQPQPKKERKYLNETMRFACGCLNERINGTIHFGVDDNGKIIGFNVTELELEKQIYCDSLSNGKEKMFDICPTQVEAARHCIREPKFVPVVTTASLEVRYVMEVDIVPSSEYCKDLMFKVALIDEKGTSNRLNPTVYRRFKAATQSLKGQKKENEFKLKILPGNVESLKKREQNQSSIVPSGQSLDKAKEFKKLLCVGEKTLEGFVHRILVANGPEYPKPSFEEFRDLYDFIVDIPFTAVFDFDAESTTNGLHKLYDSLMTEREDSTCNVRILEPDSFSKNIAMTSLDFYQDTNFPKEVCWIMSNGWINSNSNKREEPMDLQQWTEARGRGITEAMIKYTDPGINQEGRVLIVFFLLSKSQIDIIAELFHTFCMRIGLESLMVLTPSEQYLTAWLNALQHRYKRDDIHRRAVVMPPKHIGIAVSQLKGITYAKQCFVQCSTGIIAHLDRKMKTAIKDLEVLSVSQCTDTAGELKKDRNALRQLRTDSELSFYRGNKVEWWNFFFNQVAKRDVYDDLNRYINNALSGSQGRKISVIAINHQPGAGGSTLAMHALWEFRHRCRCVVIKKSQPDWDTASQLMKLYAFHENDLQQCLPILALVEDVDEDAFCNFLSTLSGVFSLKDTAQPACIVLYCGQTELAFQPKKLPVVHLELKLSEGEQDWFRTKFEQLEVRNIPEISLEDMMSFNLFKEGFNEDYVRRTVSKYLDRVTPKERELISYIALLNVFLVDKSLPALLCDTFMPGGSKWEQKLSEAANILLMKVQDSQSSIGAYKVKHPKIAEETLNQAIHDRQALSLITEHFLKCSMFKERSFAVKYLMEMTDQIFKHRTWKQTSHQAERSKKKRPAVDVDPREEGDEERETFSALVQRIITQEDCEAAVHVLEIWYDVKKQLQQRLYPKGYHEDPMIFQQIARIYMYAQKHNDAHHWADEALSLCIKENSYLLDTKGHIYKAEFVAQINKDTYEPQSVTDIAFKAIDIFRKAQNANKMETSGFNTAPYFGELFMSFSLFRLVYNSTSHDRNMLREFLLTGQDPPNFVLEVWGTYTEQLRCQVLNIRNTMDYLSEIQTIYKEDDELASFDSEFRKLLLAKRKLQKYIELYIKYFGEYEATPPSYIRHPPDMCNWRRRKVICKNGNNFREVFQMAKDQKYDDLREIRKLLGQNEPKTCFDLQHLIAVMLALSRHESPEEAIMSYMEVVKLSEEFVQVYHDHDISRMKAFFYVTMLMWPRKEMLLEFNLSLFERYLGELSELGKSTLFYRGNQLQHGRASGFRPAKKVYFYLGKGLGLHAFIHVTHFSGDDRERGMIPFWESPQAKDLLRRVNGRLIEYNTIHAVNPFNPNKPIRVQLARPERERFVNRKPVNFILGFSWSGPLAFNVLDDHIQEETPEITESVIYELEEEAASASGGMDFGSSMVPSDYTGVQERFPPYSGHVHRPQDTRRPMPTYREPTGTPPQENSSTKRIRCTECNHLWNVPAYFTYYYCKNPDCKAKLMIRPSIEM from the exons ATGGGGGTTGACCTGGCCACATACCGGGCACGGATAGGTAGCTTCAGAAACCCTGGACCAGACTCCCTGAACTGCTGGGCTGAGGCATCATGTTTGTTAATATGGGTGGTCATCTCACAACTGATGCTGAAGCTAGCGGGGGATGTGGAGGAGAACCCTGGACCCAAGCATAA GACCAAGTCTAAAGTCAAAAAGGAAGATGAACCATCGACACCGTCTGTAGCCCAGTGTCAAACAAAACCCAGCAAGCTTCTGGATTCTCAGCCTGATGTCCAAGACCACAAG CAAAAGCAGAGTGGACCTATTGAATCTGAAGATGCCTTGGGTGTGGAAGAAAATGGCTGGAGGGCAAGCAAAGAag TGGATCCTCAGAGACAGGCAGACGTCAGCTCTGATTGGGCGTCCTGGAGCGTGGAGGATGTGGCCACCTGGTTGAAGAGGATAGGTATCAAGGACCAACATGTTGAGGCATTACAAGAAGTAGAAGTCGATGGTGAATTGCTTAAGTCCTATACTGTACACACATTACGGGAGGATCTTGCTGAAGTAGGGCACAAAATCCCTCCAGGACCTATCAGGAAAATCATAAATGCTAGGGATAGATTGAGTATGATTGGGAAATGTCACATAAGGACTGGTAATACTGAATCAGATACACATTCCCCTGGTGCTACAATAGCTTTAACAGTATCAAGTGGGGGACAGTTTGAAAAGGAAGTGTCTGTATGTCTTTTGCCTGATGGTGACACAGTCAAAATCCCACTTTGTTTGGAGAAGGGAGCAAATGTATTGAGCCCAGCATCTAATGATTGTAAGCATACAAAAGCACCTCTTGTCGTACGACCAAAAGAGAGAACTAGATCCCAAGTACCCATGGACTTGGAGTTGCAGTCAAAACAAACTGAAGAAGATATCAAAATGCGCAATGACCATGTTGCTGTGGCCTTGGACAAGGATCACACTGTTGTCACTGGGACCACCTTGCCTGTACCAAAGACAAAACACCAAGTGCCTGATACAGCAGAAATGATGACAGCCATGAATAAGAAACATGAAGAGACCTTCAGAAAATTTGACAAAGATGTAGGCTGTAACTACTGTGCTGGACAATTCTTTCCAAGGGGAGAGTCAGGTGCAGATGCATCCCATGTTTGTCATGAGtataaactattcacagaaGCTGCAAAACAACCACAACCCAAGAAGGAGAGAAAATACTTGAACGAAACAATGAGGTTTGCATGTGGATGCTTAAACGAGAGAATTAATGGAACAATCCACTTTGGCGTGGACGACAATGGCAAAATAATTGGGTTCAATGTCACTGAATTAGAATTGGAGAAGCAAATCTATTGTGATTCGTTAAGCAATGGCAAAGAGAAAATGTTTGACATTTGCCCCACACAAGTAGAGGCTGCAAGGCATTGCATTAGGGAGCCAAAATTTGTACCTGTTGTTACCACAGCTAGCCTTGAAGTTAGGTATGTAATGGAAGTAGACATTGTTCCATCAAGTGAGTACTGTAAGGATCTGATGTTTAAGGTGGCACTGATAGATGAAAAGGGTACTAGTAATAGATTAAACCCTACTGTGTATCGTCGTTTCAAAGCGGCAACTCAAAGTCTCAAGggccaaaagaaagaaaacgagTTCAAACTTAAGATCCTGCCAGGAAATGTGGAGAGTCTGaagaaaagggaacaaaatCAATCCAGCATTGTCCCTTCCGGGCAATCATTAGACAAAGCAAAGGAGTTTAAGAAGCTTCTCTGTGTGGGGGAGAAAACCTTAGAGGGCTTCGTCCACCGCATTCTTGTTGCCAATGGCCCAGAGTATCCCAAACCAAGCTTTGAGGAATTCAGGGACCTCTATGACTTCATTGTAGACATTCCATTTACAGCTGTCTTTGACTTTGATGCAGAGTCTACAACCAATGGGTTACACAAGCTGTATGATAGTCTGATGACTGAGAGAGAAGACAGTACCTGCAATGTTAGGATCTTGGAACCAGACAGCTTTTCCAAGAACATTGCAATGACAAGTCTGGATTTCTACCAAGACACCAACTTCCCCAAGGAAGTTTGCTGGATCATGTCCAATGGCTGGATAAACTCCAATAGCAATAAAAGAGAGGAACCAATGGACCTGCAGCAGTGGACAGAGGCAAGGGGAAGAGGAATCACAGAGGCAATGATAAAGTACACAGACCCAGGAATCAATCAGGAGGGCCGAGTTTTGATTGTCTTTTTTCTGTTGTCAAAATCTCAAATTGATATCATTGCAGAATTGTTCCATACCTTTTGCATGCGCATTGGCCTTGAAAGTCTTATGGTCCTTACACCCAGTGAACAATACCTGACAGCATGGTTGAATGCGCTTCAACACAGGTACAAAAGAGATGACATTCATCGTCGGGCTGTTGTGATGCCACCCAAGCATATCGGCATTGCTGTGTCACAACTGAAAGGCATAACGTATGCCAAACAATGCTTTGTGCAATGCTCTACTGGAATAATCGCTCATCTGGACCGTAAAATGAAGACAGCTATAAAAGACCTTGAGGTTCTCAGTGTTTCGCAGTGTACTGATACTGCTGGAGAACTGAAGAAAGATCGGAATGCCCTAAGGCAGCTAAGGACGGACTCCGAGCTCAGCTTCTATAGAGGAAACAAGGTTGAATGGTGGAACTTCTTCTTCAATCAAGTTGCAAAGCGAGATGTGTATGATGACCTCAATAGGTACATAAACAATGCACTCTCTGGTTCACAGGGTAGGAAGATAAGTGTTATTGCAATCAACCATCAACCGGGGGCAGGGGGCAGCACGCTTGCTATGCATGCATTGTGGGAATTTCGGCACAGATGCAGATGTGTGGTGATCAAGAAAAGCCAACCGGACTGGGACACAGCCAGTCAGTTGATGAAGCTGTATGCATTTCACGAGAATGACCTTCAGCAATGCTTACCAATCTTAGCACTGGTAGAGGATGTTGATGAAGACGCATTCTGCAATTTCCTGTCAACTTTAAGCGGCGTATTTAGTCTAAAGGACACAGCTCAGCCAGCATGTATTGTGCTTTATTGTGGACAAACAGAACTTGCATTCCAACCGAAGAAACTCCCTGTCGTTCATCTTGAACTTAAGCTTTCAGAAGGCGAGCAGGACTGGTTCAGGACAAAGTTTGAGCAACTGGAAGTAAGGAACATCCCAGAAATCAGTTTGGAGGACATGATGTCATTCAACCTGTTTAAGGAAGGCTTCAATGAGGATTATGTTCGACGAACTGTATCAAAATACTTGGACAGGGTCACCCCGAAGGAAAGAGAACTGATAAGCTACATAGCACTGCTCAATGTATTCCTTGTGGATAAAAGCCTCCCTGCCCTTCTGTGTGACACATTCATGCCAGGAGGATCCAAGTGGGAACAGAAACTTTCAGAAGCTGCCAACATACTGTTGATGAAGGTGCAAGATTCCCAAAGTAGCATTGGAGCATACAAGGTCAAGCATCCAAAAATTGCAGAGGAGACACTAAATCAGGCAATACACGACAGACAGGCATTGTCTTTGATCACAGAACACTTTCTGAAGTGCTCAATGTTCAAAGAAAGATCGTTTGCTGTGAAGTATCTGATGGAGATGACAGATCAGATATTCAAGCACCGAACATGGAAGCAAACATCACACCAGGCTGAACGATCAAAGAAGAAGAGACCTGCTGTTGATGTAGACCCCAGAGAGGAAGGTGATGAAGAGAGGGAGACTTTCTCTGCTCTTGTTCAAAGGATCATCACACAAGAGGACTGCGAGGCTGCCGTACATGTTCTTGAGATATGGTATGACGTCAAGAAACAACTGCAACAGAGACTGTACCCAAAGGGTTATCATGAGGACCCAATGATATTCCAACAAATAGCAAGaatttacatgtatgcacaaAAGCACAATGATGCTCACCATTGGGCAGATGAAGCTCTTTCCCTGTGCATTAAGGAAAACTCATACCTCCTCGACACCAAGGGGCATATCTACAAAGCAGAATTTGTAGCCCAGATAAATAAAGATACCTATGAGCCACAGAGTGTAACTGATATTGCCTTTAAAGCAATAGACATTTTCCGAAAGGCACAGAATGCTAACAAGATGGAGACGAGTGGATTTAATACAGCCCCATACTTTGGAGAGTTGTTTATGTCATTCAGCCTATTCCGTCTGGTATATAACTCTACCAGCCATGACAGAAATATGCTTCGTGAGTTCTTGCTAACCGGTCAAGACCCCCCAAACTTTGTTCTAGAAGTTTGGGGAACGTACACTGAGCAACTAAGATGCCAAGTGCTGAATATTCGAAACACGATGGACTACTTGTCTGAAATACAGACTATCTACAAAGAAGATGACGAACTGGCTAGCTTTGACAGTGAGTTTCGAAAGCTACTGCTTGCAAAACGAAAGCTTCAGAAGTACATAGAGCTGTACATCAAGTACTTTGGCGAATATGAAGCAACTCCACCCAGCTACATCAGACATCCTCCTGACATGTGTAACTGGCGAAGAAGGAAGGTGATCTGTAAGAATGGAAACAACTTCAGAGAAGTGTTTCAAATGGCGAAAGACCAGAAGTATGATGACTTGCGTGAGATCAGAAAGCTTCTTGGGCAAAACGAACCAAAGACATGCTTTGATCTGCAACATCTCATTGCCGTTATGCTGGCACTGTCAAGGCATGAGTCTCCTGAAGAAGCCATCATGTCCTACATGGAAGTTGTCAAGCTCAGCGAAGAATTTGTCCAGGTGTATCACGATCACGACATCAGCAGAATGAAAGCCTTCTTTTATGTAACTATGCTGATGTGGCCACGCAAAGAAATGCTTTTGGAATTCAACTTATCTCTATTCGAGAGGTACCTTGGAGAGTTGTCTGAGCTCGGAAAGTCCACTCTGTTTTACAGAGGAAACCAGTTGCAACATGGAAGAGCGTCAGGGTTTCGACCAGCAAAGAAGGTCTATTTCTACCTCGGCAAGGGCCTAGGGCTGCATGCCTTCATACACGTGACACATTTCTCAGGTGATGACAGGGAGCGTGGCATGATCCCATTTTGGGAATCTCCTCAAGCAAAGGACCTCCTAAGGCGAGTAAATGGCAGATTGATCGAGTATAACACAATTCATGCAGTGAACCCCTTCAATCCAAATAAGCCCATACGAGTTCAACTGGCAAGACCGGAAAGGGAAAGATTCGTGAACAGGAAACCTGTTAACTTCATTTTGGGGTTCAGTTGGTCGGGTCCACTGGCATTCAATGTGCTGGACGATCATATCCAGGAGGAGACACCTGAAATAACTGAGAGCGTCATCTACGAACTTGAAGAAGAAGCTGCATCAGCCAGCGGGGGAATGGACTTTGGGTCATCTATGGTTCCCAGTGACTACACAGGGGTACAGGAGAGATTCCCTCCTTACAGTGGTCATGTCCATCGACCCCAGGACACAAGACGTCCCATGCCAACTTACAGAGAGCCAACTGGAACACCGCCCCAGGAGAATTCTTCAACCAAACGAATACGGTGTACTGAATGTAATCATCTATGGAATGTCCCAGCTTATTTCACATACTATTACTGCAAAAATCCTGACTGCAAAGCCAAGCTTATGATTCGCCCATCGATTGAAATGTAA